TGATATTGATTTTCTAAACAAACTTTCAGAATTATTTTTAGCTGAAAACTTGGAGCGTAAAAATGATGCCGCCAATAAAACAATGAGATTTATTGATGAGCAGTTAAGTGATGTAAAAAAATCATTAGAGGCATCGGAAGGAGCTATGACCCAATTTAGGCAATCAAATCAAATAGTAGATATGTCAAGTCATTCTACTGAAGTGCTTGGAAAAGCTACCGCTTATGACGAAAAACAAAATGAATTACAACTAAGAGAATCCTATTTTAATTATCTTACCGATTATCTTAAAACAAATTTAGAAGCAGGCGCTATTGTTGCTCCTGCCAGTTTAGGATTAAACGAGCCAATGTTAATGACTCTTGTTCAACAATTTAACGATGCCGTTACATTACGTAACGAAACTACGGAGAAAAATCCTTTATATTCAAAATACAATCGGGAAGTTGAAGCATTAAGAACCTCTATTAATGAGGTTCTGAAAAATATGAAAACTTCATTAGCTTTAGACAAAGAGGACTTAAACAAAAAACTTTATGCCGTTAAACAGCAAATTACCGCCCTCCCACAAAAAGAAATGGAAATGGTTACTCTTGAAAGAAAATACAGAGTGGATGACAATTATTACACTTTCTTTCTTCAAAAAAGAGCTGAAGCCGCCATTCAAAAAGCATCTAACAGCCCCGATAATAACATATTGGACAAAGCAAGGATAATGGGAGTAACTAACGGAAAAGTAATTTCAAAAAATTATATGACCTACGGTCTTATTGGTTTCTTAATACCATTTTTAATTGTATTGCTTACCGAATTATTAAATAACACCATTAGAAATGCAAAAGATGTAGAAAAAAATAGTCCATTTTCACTGATTGGAGCAGTTAGACACACTCAAAACAAAGATCCAATGCTTGCTGCACATCGTCCGCGTTCTTCTTTTACTGAAATGTTTCGAGTAATTAGAACAAGAATAGAATTTATTGTTCAGCGCAAAACAAATATATCCATACTCACAACATCTGCAGAATCCGGCGATGGAAAAACATATTTCTGCACTAATTTAGCGTCGGTATATGCGATGTCCGGACTAAAAACTATTTTAGTGGATATGGATATTCGTAAACCAAGTATAAACGAGAGGTTGTCCATATCAGAAAAAGATGGGGTTACAAATTATCTTATCGGTGAAAAACCACTGGATAAGCTTATATTAAAAAAAGACGGAATTAATTTTGATATTTTATTAGCCGGTACCGTTCCACCTAATCCGGGTGAGCTTATTCGTTCTGATAAACTCAGGGAAATGTTTAAAGAACTGGAGAGCAGATATGATTATGTAATCGTAGATACAAGTCCTATTGGATTAGTTGCCGATGCTTATTCCCTTGCCCCTTTGATGGATGCAAATATTTTTGTAGTGAGAAGTGAAAAAACAAATAAATCATTCTTTAAAAAATTGAATGCCCAATTAAAAGCAGACAATATTAAAAACCTATATTTAGTAATTAATGATGTGGATTCACAAAAATCATCCTATTATGGAAGATACAGCAATTATGGATACGGATATGGTTATGGATATGGTTATGGATATGCTCAATTAAAAAAGAAAAAAGAATACGATAAGAACACCCATTACTATGAAGACGACGATGATATTTAAAAATAAGATAAGCTTCTTTTGATAGGAAATGCAAACAATTATTAATGCATAGATATAAAACAGACACAATTAAAATAATCATTAAACAAGCAAAAAAATGATTGTTTTAATCATCAAAAATTCCATCTAATAAATAATACACTATAAAAAACAAATACATGAGATTCATTAAGGTTGCTATTTTATTTACGTTATTAACATTTCTTTTATCTCCAAATGCGTTCTCTCAAACTTTGAAACCGGGTATTGATTATCCTTCAGAAATTGAAAATCCAGAATGTCTGGGAATTAACAAAGAACCTTATCATGCAACCTTGATGCCTTATGCCAATTTGCGCGAAGCTTTAATCGCCAATCGAAGGGCATCTTCCTATGCATTGGATTTAAATGGCAAATGGAAATTCAACTGGGTGCCAAGCCCCGAAAAACGTCCCAAAGATTTTTATAAACCCGATTATGATGTTTCAAATTGGAAAGAAATTCCAGTTCCTTCCAATTGGGAAGTACAAGGATATGGAACACCATTTTACAGAAATATAGGATACACTATTAAAAAAGACTTTCCAAATGTAATGAGCGAACCGGATAAACAATATACCGCTTTTACAGAAAAAAACCCTGTTGGTAGTTACCGGAGAAATTTTGAAATTCCTGACAATTGGAAAGGTCGCCGCATATTTATAACATTTGATGGAGTTGATTGCGCTTTCTTTATTTGGGTTAACGGAGAAAAAGTCGGTTATAGCATAAATAGCCGAAATGCCGCCGAATTTGATTTAACCAAATATATAAAACACGGCAACAATACTTTGGCTGTTGAAGTGTATCAATACAGTTCCGGAACATGGCTTGAAGATCAGGATATGTGGCGTTTACATGGAATCTTCCGCAATGTAACATTGTGGAGTGCCCCGCAAGTTCATATCCGTGATTTCTTTGTAAAACAAGATTTGGACAATGAATATAAAAATGCTACTGTTGAAGTAGTAACAAAAATAAAAAATTACAGCGATATAACAGCTAAACCTCAAAAGTTTACCGCAACTTTATATGACAAGAGAGGAAAAAAAATTGCAAGTTCAAGTGTTGAAGGTAAGAATCTGAGTTCAAAAGAAGAAGAACAATTATCTATAAAATTTCCTGTAAATAATCCTGTGAAATGGACTGCAGAAACCCCAAATCTTTATACTGTTGTTTTGACGGGATCTGATGGTGAAATTTTGTCTTCTAAAATTGGCTTCAGAAAAATAGAAATTAAAGGAAGAATTTTTACGGTAAACGGTGTACCTGTAAAGTTGAAAGGTGTGAATCGTCACGAACATTGGTCGGACGTGGGTCATGCTATTACGGAAAAACAAATGATTCGCGACCTTGAAGTCATCAAACAAGGAAACTGCAATCATGTAAGNACATGTCATTATTCCGATGATCCGCGTTGGTACGAATTATGTGATGAATGGGGAATTTGGTTAGTTGCCGAAGCAAATGTNGAATGTCATGGCTATGACGGACATTTTGATGAAGAGCCTAAAATGAAAGCTGCCATTATTGACCGCAATGTGGCGAACGTGGAAAATTTCAAAAATCATCCATCGGTTATTATCTGGTCTCTCGGAAATGAATGCGGAGGTGTCGGTTCCAATTTTATCGCGGCACTGCACACGGTTAAAGCTATAGATTCAAGTCGCCCCGTACATTACGAACGTTTTGGAATGGGATCGAGAAATCCGGCTGATCTTGATGGAAAAATGTATGGTAAACCCGAGGATTTTGAGGCTGTTGCCAAAAACAAAGAACTAACCAAGCCTTTTTATATCTGCGAGTTTGCGCATGCTATGTTCAATTCTATGGGATCATTATCCGAAAGTTCACGAATTTTTGATGATAATCCTGAAATTGTGGGTGGAGCTATTTGGGAATACCAAGATCAGGCTTTGTGGAACAAACGTAATCCTAATCATCCTATTTTGGCTTATGGCGGAGGATTTGGCGAGTATCCCAATGATCATTATTTTATCCATAAAGGCGTGGTTTCGTATGACCGTTCCACAGAAGGCGCCCATGTAAAACCGCATTACCCTGAGATGAAAAAAGCTTTTCAATGGATTAGCACTGATTTAATAGATTCTGTTTCCGGTATAATCAAAATAAAAAACAAATTTCAGTTTATTTCATTAGATGGATTTAAAGCCTTATGGACATTGACAGAAAACGGAAAAATAATAGACAAAGGAACATTAAAATTACCTCATATAAATTCCAAAAAAGAATTGAACATTCCAGTTCCATTTAAGATAAAAAAAATTAAAGCCGGCGCTGAATATTTTTTAAGAATTTCATATCTGCAAAAAGAAAAAACGCTATGGGCGGATAAGGGTTTCGAGGTTGCATCAGAACAATTTAAATTAGCTATTACTACGCCTTCTATTGAAACGGCTACAGTAACACAAAATGTTAAAACAATACAAGATTCCAAATTGGTGAAGATTGTAGGGAAAGGATTTAACATTGTATTTGATAAACAAACAGGCTTTTTAACTGAATTAAATAAAAATAATGAAAATATACTGGTTGCGGATGGTTCGCCCAAACTTATATTATGGCGCGCCCCTCACCGCAATGATGATATGTGGGGATATGAAAATTGGGAACGTTACGGATTAAATAATTTAAAATTTTCTCCGGTTGATTTCAAAATAGAATCAATTGACCAATCATCAGTAAAAATCATCTCTACTGTAAAAGCTGAAGGAAAAGAAGGTTTTTCCGCATATCATACTTCGGAATATTTGATTAAAGGCGATGGCTCTGTAAAGGTTGATAATACAATTCAGTTTAGCGGAGCAAAAATTAACCTTGCGCGTATCGGAGTAAGATTCCTTTTAAGTAAAAAACTGGATGAAGCAACTTATTTCGGTCGAGGTCCTTGGGAAAATTACTCCGACCGTAAAACATCGGCTGATATTGGATTGTATACATTGAATGTAAACGATCAGTATGAATATGAAAAACCGATGGATAGAGGCAACCATGAGGATGTAAGATGGGTAAAATTAAATTCGAAAGACGGTTTATCTTTATTTGTGCACTCCGATAAAAATCTGATGCAATTTTCGGTGCTACCGCATACAGACGAACAAATGTACCCGATTGAATATAAAATTGATTTGCCGACAAGTAATTCAACGGTATTTATACTTTCAACAAAAACATTGGGCGTAGGTTCAGCCAGTTGCGGTCCCAGACCATTGGACAAATATTTAGTATGGTCTGAAGACACTAAATTTACATATACAATACAAATGCTTAAAACGAGTACATCAGAATAATACAAAACAAGCTGAATAAAAAAACAGGATAAAGAATAAAAGCGCCGTAAATAACACAAAAAAAACTACCGAAAATTCCGGTAGTTTTTTGTTAAAGTGTATTATACGATTTTTTCCACTTCTTCTTGCAGGTCAATTTCTTCGCCATTTTTATCGTAAAATTTATATTGTAAAAAGCCCAATTGTTGAGAAGGAACAACATTACAGCCCATTCCAAATTTAAATTTCCATTTCATTTTTTGTGAAATAAATCCTTTTGAGATATAAGCATATACATACGGATGAATTTTCAGTATAAAATTTTTGATTTTCAACTTATTTACCAAAAAATCAATTTTGCTTTCCAGCTGATCGTCAAATAAAATTGATGGTTTTGCTTTGCCTTTTCCATAGCAGGTAGGGCAAGTTTCTTCTACATCAATGTCAATTACCGGACGCACTCTTTGACGCGTCATTTGCATCAAACCAAACTTACTTAAGGGAAGGATATTGTGTTTGGCTCTGTCGTTCGCCATTGATTCACGCATTTTATCAAAAACTTTTTGACGGTTTTCACCTTCATGCATATCAATAAAGTCTATTACAATAATGCCGCCCATATCCCGAAGTCTTAACTGGCGGGCAATTTCATCTGCCGCCGCCATATTTACCTCGTGTGCATTATTTTCCTGACCGCTTCCGGCTTTTGAACGATTTCCGCTGTTCACGTCTATCACGTGCATAGCTTCCGTATGTTCTATAATTAGATAAGCTCCTTTCTTAAACGATACTGTTTTCCCGAAGGATGATTTTATTTGTTTTGTTATTCCGAAACTGTCAAAAATAGAAAGTTCGGAATTGTACAATTTTACAATGTCTTTTTTATCGGGAGCAATCAACTCAATGTATTCTCTAACTTCATTAAANACTTTTTGGTCGTTAATGTAAATTTGTTTGAAATTTGAATTGAAAATATCTCTGATTATTCCAACAGTGCGACCTAATTCTTCTGTGATAAGCGAAATTGGTTTTGCTTTCTGAATTTTGAGTAAGGTTTCTTCCCAACGCTTTACTAAAATTTTCAGTTCATTATCCAGTTCCGCTACTTTTTTTTCTTCCGCAACCGTGCGTACAATGACACCAAACCCTTTTGGCTTTATACTTTGTATGAGTTGCTTCAATCTGATTCGTTCTTCTTCCGTTTTTATTTTTTGGGATACCGAAACTTTATCGGCAAACGGGATTAGAACTAAAAAACGTCCGGCAATGGAAATTTCGGCTGTTAATCTCGGACCTTTTGTTGAAATGGGCTCTTTGGCTATTTGCACCAAAATTTCTTGTCCTTGTTTCAACAGGTCGTTAATGGAACCGTTTTTGTCAATTTCCGGAAATTGTTTTGCTTTGTTCATTGCAGGCGCTTTTTTATGGTCGCTGCGCACCTGCGTTACAAAGTTTGTGAGCGTATTGAAATTATTACCTAAATCAAGATAGTGGAGAAA
The genomic region above belongs to uncultured Paludibacter sp. and contains:
- a CDS encoding Capsular exopolysaccharide family; this translates as MEENPYNTQYPQQFTEEEESSFDIKEWAFLFLHYWYLFVIFIALALGAAYLKNRSWIPSYQSTGTLMIEESSRNNSGSQVLMQGFGVQSGYRSLENQRYILTSYDFISRVVDSMPSLNIDYISKGRFKTRNKYNESPIAIIADFVSPNAYGILFKVNVKTDGSYIITDENSLNIKIKGYLNQPIQHNLFFLTIAPTNQNRQEYDTYFIFRTRESLIGDFMSRLNVNYVSDGSSVLAVSLVSPTPQRDIDFLNKLSELFLAENLERKNDAANKTMRFIDEQLSDVKKSLEASEGAMTQFRQSNQIVDMSSHSTEVLGKATAYDEKQNELQLRESYFNYLTDYLKTNLEAGAIVAPASLGLNEPMLMTLVQQFNDAVTLRNETTEKNPLYSKYNREVEALRTSINEVLKNMKTSLALDKEDLNKKLYAVKQQITALPQKEMEMVTLERKYRVDDNYYTFFLQKRAEAAIQKASNSPDNNILDKARIMGVTNGKVISKNYMTYGLIGFLIPFLIVLLTELLNNTIRNAKDVEKNSPFSLIGAVRHTQNKDPMLAAHRPRSSFTEMFRVIRTRIEFIVQRKTNISILTTSAESGDGKTYFCTNLASVYAMSGLKTILVDMDIRKPSINERLSISEKDGVTNYLIGEKPLDKLILKKDGINFDILLAGTVPPNPGELIRSDKLREMFKELESRYDYVIVDTSPIGLVADAYSLAPLMDANIFVVRSEKTNKSFFKKLNAQLKADNIKNLYLVINDVDSQKSSYYGRYSNYGYGYGYGYGYGYAQLKKKKEYDKNTHYYEDDDDI
- a CDS encoding Glycoside hydrolase family 2 sugar binding, which encodes MRFIKVAILFTLLTFLLSPNAFSQTLKPGIDYPSEIENPECLGINKEPYHATLMPYANLREALIANRRASSYALDLNGKWKFNWVPSPEKRPKDFYKPDYDVSNWKEIPVPSNWEVQGYGTPFYRNIGYTIKKDFPNVMSEPDKQYTAFTEKNPVGSYRRNFEIPDNWKGRRIFITFDGVDCAFFIWVNGEKVGYSINSRNAAEFDLTKYIKHGNNTLAVEVYQYSSGTWLEDQDMWRLHGIFRNVTLWSAPQVHIRDFFVKQDLDNEYKNATVEVVTKIKNYSDITAKPQKFTATLYDKRGKKIASSSVEGKNLSSKEEEQLSIKFPVNNPVKWTAETPNLYTVVLTGSDGEILSSKIGFRKIEIKGRIFTVNGVPVKLKGVNRHEHWSDVGHAITEKQMIRDLEVIKQGNCNHVXTCHYSDDPRWYELCDEWGIWLVAEANVECHGYDGHFDEEPKMKAAIIDRNVANVENFKNHPSVIIWSLGNECGGVGSNFIAALHTVKAIDSSRPVHYERFGMGSRNPADLDGKMYGKPEDFEAVAKNKELTKPFYICEFAHAMFNSMGSLSESSRIFDDNPEIVGGAIWEYQDQALWNKRNPNHPILAYGGGFGEYPNDHYFIHKGVVSYDRSTEGAHVKPHYPEMKKAFQWISTDLIDSVSGIIKIKNKFQFISLDGFKALWTLTENGKIIDKGTLKLPHINSKKELNIPVPFKIKKIKAGAEYFLRISYLQKEKTLWADKGFEVASEQFKLAITTPSIETATVTQNVKTIQDSKLVKIVGKGFNIVFDKQTGFLTELNKNNENILVADGSPKLILWRAPHRNDDMWGYENWERYGLNNLKFSPVDFKIESIDQSSVKIISTVKAEGKEGFSAYHTSEYLIKGDGSVKVDNTIQFSGAKINLARIGVRFLLSKKLDEATYFGRGPWENYSDRKTSADIGLYTLNVNDQYEYEKPMDRGNHEDVRWVKLNSKDGLSLFVHSDKNLMQFSVLPHTDEQMYPIEYKIDLPTSNSTVFILSTKTLGVGSASCGPRPLDKYLVWSEDTKFTYTIQMLKTSTSE
- a CDS encoding Ribonuclease, Rne/Rng family, giving the protein MNSELIVDVKPSEISIALLEDKRLVELHQEGREEQFAVGNIYIGRVRKMMPGLNAAFVDVGHEKDAFLHYLDLGNNFNTLTNFVTQVRSDHKKAPAMNKAKQFPEIDKNGSINDLLKQGQEILVQIAKEPISTKGPRLTAEISIAGRFLVLIPFADKVSVSQKIKTEEERIRLKQLIQSIKPKGFGVIVRTVAEEKKVAELDNELKILVKRWEETLLKIQKAKPISLITEELGRTVGIIRDIFNSNFKQIYINDQKVFNEVREYIELIAPDKKDIVKLYNSELSIFDSFGITKQIKSSFGKTVSFKKGAYLIIEHTEAMHVIDVNSGNRSKAGSGQENNAHEVNMAAADEIARQLRLRDMGGIIVIDFIDMHEGENRQKVFDKMRESMANDRAKHNILPLSKFGLMQMTRQRVRPVIDIDVEETCPTCYGKGKAKPSILFDDQLESKIDFLVNKLKIKNFILKIHPYVYAYISKGFISQKMKWKFKFGMGCNVVPSQQLGFLQYKFYDKNGEEIDLQEEVEKIV